One Candidatus Omnitrophota bacterium genomic region harbors:
- a CDS encoding DUF2764 family protein: MKRMRNKHYYLVASLPYLIFEDEPPVSSASFLEECRKWLSDEEMRTVKSADISGGGESAGGGTVLSEWLSFDRRLRKSLALFRKARKSGEQFRAENALKSITEQENPLLMEKEFERLRWRFLEEKAAGFFYDINSLVIYYLQLQILQRLASFDRDKGERYFYELCEVDYEQAIG, translated from the coding sequence ATGAAGAGAATGCGGAATAAACATTACTATCTGGTGGCATCGTTGCCGTACCTCATCTTCGAAGACGAGCCGCCTGTTTCAAGCGCATCGTTCCTGGAAGAATGCCGGAAATGGCTGAGCGACGAGGAAATGCGTACGGTAAAAAGTGCGGACATCTCCGGAGGCGGAGAAAGTGCCGGAGGCGGAACCGTGCTCTCGGAATGGCTTTCTTTTGACCGCCGGCTCAGGAAAAGCCTCGCGCTTTTCAGGAAAGCGCGCAAGAGCGGAGAGCAGTTCCGTGCCGAAAACGCTCTTAAGAGCATTACCGAGCAAGAGAATCCCCTTCTAATGGAAAAGGAGTTCGAGAGGTTAAGGTGGCGCTTTCTGGAGGAGAAGGCCGCCGGGTTCTTTTATGATATCAACAGTCTGGTAATATACTATCTCCAGCTTCAGATACTCCAGAGGCTGGCCTCTTTCGACAGGGACAAAGGCGAAAGATATTTTTACGAATTATGCGAGGTAGATTATGAGCAAGCAATCGGGTAA